One Candidatus Scalindua japonica DNA segment encodes these proteins:
- a CDS encoding PAS domain S-box protein: MKTHNQNESTDLNPKITKYIELKRTEIFDSWLDALRQKWNDKADQKIFLIKKNQEERKGLFSLLLKLLLSCNIGLEDSDLERILYKIRKEEYSISDFYFEVRSLEETIEKVLQRSHDIKAIELIDCRNLTRMKLSNVFEAVLRETSEVYEYVCELGSRGFCQFDINGKIIYANKEMHVLMDSKAIIGKQFESLFIDDDQEVKQMAISGSPGEKPIIQQLQLIVNNSRTKTVKAEIAPIFIDGNKIGGYASITDIETEMTIFKHSPVGIAKANTKGIITYANKTMCEEICQSDKLQGKLVSDIFDTKNYEIVKNQLKKRMEDGLSNEYEVEITRADGKQIPVMITGMSEKNSLGKSIGTLAIFRNIELDKAAKEMHKHIETIHDEQQLLQNAARITNVLVPFELFTVFVYSSDMNHERILFSYPQRDEQESEKVRWRELPSNMANIVKKKTVFTTNDLPQLSEQFMFQGFRSLIGYNVIREGNTVASFFLLSRKEDTFNKKDEIKKHKDCFEYKKLPLDEAVLTAMSFEKEKELTFRLNLIKDISSASNNIKKIAVVIVKRLSEHYNWQHVSIFQVNEGQKKIRLLCQKSSSKAFSLFKGYEQPINAGILGHVYANKKIVNTGDVRGDSKYKDKYLEGFQNTTSELCLPIIMEGDVVWLLNIEDSQKNAISKNEEDALKVIINEIQSLVEKSNIQYFLNSTLEFASDMVIVTDSKGKIERVNPASLKLLGYLEKEMKNRYFKEFINNEDVTKDILDADNIPSDEVVLLSKSNKEVNVLLSVVRLPEEFAKKVFIAKDLTQHKRLEKMALLDKMYQEIATQTKTPLSLVFRWLKKIKSKNELDLEMLEKAIRQLHKVELTYDRLALYNYDEKKGGFSHDKIRIEISEVIDIVMDELPVAEKNLIKYEKKQMPSMYGDIFQLSFCLKTILSYLLRYVPEDEKILVNIFNKNNMIKLHINGFYPELSNAEYSRTLAEMALGEEIVKDFIKQHDGEYKQEKSSGRIEFHIDLPIDLREERK; encoded by the coding sequence ATGAAAACTCACAATCAAAACGAATCAACAGACTTAAATCCCAAAATCACAAAGTACATTGAACTGAAAAGGACTGAAATCTTCGATAGCTGGCTAGACGCTTTAAGGCAGAAATGGAACGATAAAGCAGACCAGAAAATATTTTTAATTAAAAAAAATCAAGAAGAAAGAAAAGGGTTGTTCTCTTTGCTGTTAAAGTTATTATTGTCATGCAATATCGGATTAGAGGACTCAGATTTAGAAAGAATTTTATACAAGATCAGAAAAGAAGAGTATTCGATTTCAGATTTCTATTTTGAAGTAAGGTCTCTTGAGGAAACTATTGAAAAGGTGTTACAACGTTCACACGATATAAAAGCCATAGAACTTATAGATTGTAGAAACCTGACTCGAATGAAGCTTTCAAACGTATTCGAAGCCGTTCTTAGAGAAACATCAGAGGTTTATGAATACGTCTGTGAATTGGGTAGCAGGGGATTTTGTCAGTTTGATATAAATGGAAAAATAATCTATGCCAATAAAGAAATGCATGTACTCATGGACTCAAAAGCTATTATTGGTAAACAATTTGAATCTCTATTTATAGATGATGATCAAGAAGTTAAACAAATGGCGATTTCCGGTAGTCCAGGTGAGAAACCAATAATACAACAGTTGCAATTAATAGTCAATAACAGTAGAACAAAAACAGTCAAAGCAGAGATCGCTCCTATCTTTATAGATGGCAATAAAATAGGGGGATATGCCAGTATTACAGATATTGAGACGGAGATGACTATCTTTAAGCACTCACCTGTAGGAATAGCCAAAGCAAATACTAAAGGAATAATAACTTATGCAAACAAAACGATGTGTGAAGAAATCTGCCAGTCAGATAAATTACAAGGAAAGCTTGTAAGTGATATATTTGATACAAAAAACTATGAAATTGTTAAAAACCAGCTTAAGAAGCGAATGGAAGATGGATTGAGTAATGAGTATGAGGTTGAAATAACCCGCGCCGATGGAAAACAGATTCCAGTTATGATCACTGGCATGTCCGAAAAAAATTCCCTGGGGAAATCAATTGGAACACTGGCAATATTCCGGAATATTGAATTGGATAAAGCGGCTAAGGAAATGCATAAACATATTGAAACTATCCATGACGAGCAACAACTTCTTCAAAATGCAGCGAGAATAACAAACGTACTTGTTCCCTTTGAACTATTCACAGTTTTTGTATATAGTTCTGATATGAACCATGAACGTATACTTTTTTCCTATCCACAAAGAGATGAACAAGAGAGTGAAAAGGTCCGGTGGCGAGAGCTACCCTCTAATATGGCAAACATTGTAAAAAAGAAGACCGTTTTTACTACGAATGATTTACCTCAACTATCAGAACAGTTCATGTTTCAGGGCTTCCGTTCCTTAATCGGATATAATGTCATAAGAGAAGGTAATACGGTAGCATCCTTTTTCCTTCTAAGCAGAAAAGAAGATACTTTCAATAAAAAAGATGAAATAAAAAAGCACAAAGATTGTTTTGAATATAAAAAACTACCCTTAGATGAAGCTGTGCTTACCGCTATGTCTTTTGAAAAGGAAAAGGAATTAACATTTCGACTTAATCTTATTAAAGATATTTCGTCTGCATCTAATAATATTAAGAAGATAGCAGTTGTGATTGTCAAAAGACTCAGTGAACACTATAACTGGCAACATGTTTCTATCTTCCAGGTGAATGAAGGACAAAAGAAAATACGACTACTGTGCCAGAAATCCAGTTCTAAAGCATTTTCTTTGTTTAAAGGTTATGAACAACCTATAAATGCTGGTATCCTTGGCCATGTCTACGCCAACAAAAAAATTGTAAATACGGGAGATGTGCGCGGAGATAGCAAATATAAAGATAAATATCTGGAAGGTTTTCAAAATACGACTTCTGAACTCTGCCTGCCCATTATCATGGAAGGCGATGTTGTTTGGTTACTCAACATAGAAGATTCACAAAAGAATGCTATTTCAAAAAATGAAGAAGATGCTTTAAAGGTAATAATCAACGAAATACAATCATTAGTGGAAAAATCCAATATCCAATATTTTCTCAATTCTACATTAGAATTTGCCTCAGATATGGTAATTGTCACCGACAGTAAGGGGAAGATAGAGAGGGTAAATCCAGCATCTTTGAAGTTACTTGGCTATTTAGAAAAAGAGATGAAAAACAGGTATTTCAAGGAATTTATTAATAATGAGGATGTTACCAAGGATATATTAGATGCTGATAATATTCCCAGTGATGAAGTTGTTTTGCTGAGTAAGTCTAACAAAGAAGTGAATGTGCTCCTGTCTGTGGTTCGATTACCAGAAGAATTTGCTAAAAAAGTTTTTATTGCCAAAGATTTGACACAACATAAACGATTAGAAAAGATGGCTTTACTGGATAAAATGTACCAAGAGATAGCAACACAGACGAAAACACCTCTTTCACTGGTTTTTAGATGGTTGAAAAAAATAAAGAGTAAAAACGAGCTTGATTTAGAGATGTTGGAAAAAGCCATCAGGCAGTTGCATAAGGTTGAACTTACCTATGACAGGCTTGCTCTTTATAATTATGATGAAAAAAAAGGTGGGTTTTCTCATGATAAAATACGCATAGAGATCTCGGAAGTGATTGATATCGTTATGGATGAGCTTCCTGTGGCAGAAAAAAATTTAATTAAGTATGAAAAAAAACAAATGCCGTCGATGTACGGTGACATCTTCCAACTTTCTTTTTGTCTCAAAACAATTCTTTCTTATTTGTTAAGATACGTCCCGGAAGATGAAAAGATACTTGTGAACATATTCAATAAAAATAATATGATTAAATTGCATATAAACGGTTTTTACCCAGAACTATCTAATGCAGAATATTCGCGAACGTTGGCTGAAATGGCTCTTGGTGAAGAGATTGTGAAAGATTTTATAAAACAACATGACGGAGAATACAAACAAGAGAAAAGCAGTGGAAGAATAGAGTTCCACATTGATTTACCTATTGACTTGAGAGAGGAACGAAAATGA
- a CDS encoding CHAT domain-containing protein, which yields MIIEDLKYDCGLVITHLNIPIDNKSPLNEDEKRGFVFLKWLENEKHNIPSILISDASNPELYNAAQKIAGCKLVPTSEKMEDDLLEFAKKELGTQEEKKEKRKIVNLDINLNFDQNAGSYVLKGVGFPYEDHGNLKIDLEMMEDLVKRSRNIEDIRKSRWEEELQAVGKILIKEIFVKNRTLHEHFYAQIGKGIGIENAKIRFLIEKGANPIFLEALYSADEISNNYWMLETPITRRLQNVETLGYPLFHDDETNEGPINCLIIEADSHGFVGMKDEEGEDMVLPELKNIEYEADFLHEFFCNSKESVKTGKVFKIECSHNNSGSEIIVTKNNKEYSYKFSAENSFEEYVENILKSETWHLVHFAGHSFCDQKGNGFVFFPGKAKSPIPIEITDFAKLLRVTKCRFIYLSSCHSSNEDFVFELARNKVPSAIGFRWKIDDDKAKELAKIFYEYLFKLKSLEYALLEARTKMRKLDSDNKIWAAPMLIMQMGD from the coding sequence GTGATAATAGAAGACCTGAAGTATGATTGTGGATTGGTCATTACCCACTTAAATATTCCCATAGACAATAAAAGCCCTCTTAACGAAGACGAAAAAAGGGGCTTTGTCTTTTTGAAATGGCTGGAAAATGAAAAACATAATATTCCAAGTATACTTATCTCAGATGCATCCAACCCTGAATTATACAATGCTGCACAGAAAATTGCCGGCTGCAAGTTGGTGCCGACAAGTGAGAAAATGGAAGATGATCTACTTGAATTCGCCAAAAAAGAGTTGGGTACACAGGAAGAAAAAAAAGAAAAAAGAAAAATTGTAAACCTTGATATCAATTTAAATTTTGATCAAAATGCGGGTAGTTATGTTCTGAAAGGAGTAGGATTTCCTTATGAAGATCATGGTAATCTCAAAATTGATTTAGAAATGATGGAAGATCTAGTAAAACGTTCACGAAATATTGAAGATATCAGAAAATCTAGATGGGAGGAAGAACTTCAAGCCGTTGGAAAAATATTAATAAAAGAAATTTTTGTAAAGAATAGAACTTTGCACGAACATTTTTATGCTCAAATTGGTAAGGGAATAGGGATTGAAAATGCAAAGATAAGGTTTTTAATTGAAAAAGGAGCTAACCCTATTTTTCTTGAAGCTTTATATAGTGCAGATGAAATATCCAATAACTATTGGATGCTTGAAACTCCAATCACTCGTAGATTACAAAATGTTGAAACCTTAGGATACCCTCTTTTTCATGATGATGAGACAAATGAAGGGCCTATTAATTGCCTTATCATCGAGGCAGATAGCCATGGATTTGTAGGTATGAAAGATGAAGAGGGAGAGGATATGGTACTGCCTGAACTTAAAAATATAGAATATGAAGCTGATTTTCTTCACGAATTTTTCTGTAATAGTAAAGAATCAGTTAAAACAGGTAAAGTATTTAAAATCGAATGTTCTCATAATAATTCAGGAAGTGAAATAATCGTAACAAAAAATAATAAAGAGTACTCATATAAGTTTTCAGCAGAAAATTCTTTTGAAGAATACGTGGAGAATATACTCAAAAGTGAAACATGGCATCTTGTACACTTTGCAGGACATTCTTTTTGTGATCAAAAAGGCAATGGTTTTGTTTTTTTTCCAGGGAAAGCAAAATCACCTATTCCCATTGAAATTACTGATTTTGCCAAATTATTAAGGGTAACAAAATGTAGATTCATTTACTTGAGTAGTTGTCACAGTTCGAACGAAGATTTCGTATTTGAGCTTGCTAGAAATAAAGTTCCTTCTGCCATTGGTTTTCGCTGGAAAATAGATGATGATAAGGCTAAAGAACTTGCCAAGATTTTTTATGAATATCTTTTTAAATTAAAATCATTAGAATATGCCTTGTTGGAAGCACGAACAAAAATGCGTAAATTAGATTCTGATAATAAAATCTGGGCTGCTCCAATGTTAATTATGCAAATGGGAGATTAA
- a CDS encoding aromatic amino acid ammonia-lyase, with amino-acid sequence MNKNFVSFLMSTGKKHVTLNGDSNLSVEDVLSIARKCLPVHIKLTPEKKQRMQDSYDHMMEQVRNGIPIYGTNSSFGAQAGRLHHDGDEEERVKIARRISESILIADVSVGPSLPKDVVRAAMLIRVNMLLPGMSAVKLDDLSIFIEMLNKDITPIVGSYGSIGASGDLAQNCRILNAAMQRSTTKVIDRNGVTRTADNALTAAGLKKLELGPKAGLGLVNGDNFSTAAAALLFVDTVQLMLLNTAVSALIIQALRGTDRSFHPILSGVRLHPGQKFAALLYRKLLQGSKLSYQEMSGHKLRESGVKVQDGYSLRCLSQFFAPHWENLIRIKDTITTNINSVSDNPIWVPPDYATDGEKPWQWVSGGNFLGIHMAESIDQMRKILTHITKVNDRHLARLINRNENNGLPDNLSDNKSLTKCTFKGIQIQMGMMEVYSSVLSIPVTTFFGVHEEDNQDITAHGLTSWLLAKENLRLARYAVATNLIASMQAVDLRAVNEPEGKGKELLSPATQYLYDFIRKSIPYIDTDQSLSHYLEDIYNKISDPDTIAQLTEPLLDLLE; translated from the coding sequence ATGAATAAAAATTTTGTTTCTTTTTTAATGTCCACTGGTAAAAAGCATGTCACTTTAAATGGAGATTCCAACCTTTCAGTTGAAGACGTCCTCTCCATTGCAAGAAAGTGCCTTCCTGTTCATATCAAATTAACACCAGAAAAAAAACAGAGAATGCAGGACAGTTATGACCATATGATGGAACAGGTGCGTAATGGTATTCCGATATATGGGACAAATTCTTCATTTGGCGCACAGGCTGGAAGATTACACCATGATGGTGATGAAGAGGAGCGTGTGAAAATTGCAAGAAGAATTTCCGAATCTATATTGATTGCAGATGTTTCTGTTGGGCCATCTCTCCCTAAAGATGTGGTTCGGGCAGCTATGCTTATCAGGGTAAATATGCTGCTGCCAGGAATGAGCGCAGTTAAACTAGATGACCTTTCGATCTTCATCGAAATGTTAAACAAAGACATAACTCCCATTGTTGGATCTTACGGAAGCATTGGAGCATCAGGCGATCTCGCACAGAACTGTCGTATCTTAAATGCTGCGATGCAAAGAAGCACAACAAAAGTGATAGATAGGAATGGCGTAACGAGAACCGCCGATAATGCGCTTACAGCGGCAGGACTAAAAAAGCTTGAATTGGGACCAAAAGCTGGTTTGGGCCTTGTAAATGGTGATAACTTTTCCACTGCTGCGGCTGCTCTATTGTTTGTTGATACCGTCCAACTAATGCTGCTTAACACAGCAGTTTCAGCACTTATCATTCAAGCGTTAAGAGGCACTGACCGTTCCTTTCATCCTATACTATCTGGAGTTCGTCTCCATCCAGGACAAAAGTTTGCAGCACTGCTATATCGAAAACTCCTTCAAGGGAGTAAGCTTTCCTATCAAGAAATGTCAGGGCATAAGTTACGTGAGAGTGGAGTAAAAGTGCAGGATGGCTACAGTCTTCGTTGTTTAAGTCAGTTTTTTGCCCCACACTGGGAAAATCTCATACGTATAAAGGACACCATTACTACCAACATAAACAGCGTCTCTGACAACCCAATCTGGGTTCCTCCTGATTACGCTACAGATGGAGAAAAACCGTGGCAGTGGGTTAGCGGTGGAAACTTTTTAGGAATTCATATGGCAGAATCAATAGATCAAATGAGAAAGATACTTACACACATCACCAAAGTTAACGACAGGCACTTAGCAAGACTTATCAATAGAAATGAAAATAATGGACTTCCAGACAATCTTTCAGATAATAAATCTTTAACAAAGTGTACATTTAAGGGAATACAGATACAGATGGGTATGATGGAAGTTTACTCTTCCGTTTTATCCATACCGGTTACCACATTCTTTGGTGTACATGAAGAAGATAATCAAGACATTACAGCCCATGGGCTTACCTCATGGTTGCTTGCTAAGGAAAATCTGAGATTGGCCAGATATGCTGTTGCGACAAATCTTATAGCATCTATGCAGGCTGTTGACTTACGGGCGGTTAATGAACCTGAAGGTAAAGGGAAAGAACTCTTGTCACCAGCCACACAATATCTTTATGATTTTATTCGCAAATCTATACCTTACATCGATACAGACCAGTCATTATCACATTATCTTGAAGACATTTATAATAAAATTTCTGATCCAGATACTATTGCACAACTAACAGAGCCTCTTTTAGATTTATTAGAATAA